A window from Candidatus Nitrospira neomarina encodes these proteins:
- a CDS encoding HEAT repeat domain-containing protein, whose protein sequence is MNVVLVLGVLWALSGSVLAEEAHDSTFIQAQKAYDQGQFQQVVDLVKPLHKESTSLSQPSRLYLLALARLGKTPEAIEIYEKSITATKREDEPFLRQLAIACILPVRSDMREQMRGAAYTALKEIESDQAVEYLEKGLTDETGMIRALVAEALGQRKAGQRSRVFREALKDGAGLVRATVLIGLGKSGDRSLEPLIRPSLNDEQHLVQIAAARALYELGYKEYWARLEQGASSQEGYERGAAIRAFGELGDRRAIPILEKTISDSQPSIRAAAIASLGKLQAPESLPTLKAVLFDRIPAVRSVAAFSMGYYEQHQVLTPLTRALADSNSGVQAAAVASLLRSGAPYSVVKDTVQHLLNDQNPAIRSGAVKALGNGKGPDVLNVLILALNDPLPRPRIGASRALGRIGDRTLLPTLKRLLRDTDEAVRVTAAAAIVRILDKEIGL, encoded by the coding sequence ATGAATGTTGTGCTCGTTCTCGGTGTTCTGTGGGCTCTCTCAGGGTCGGTGTTGGCGGAAGAGGCACATGACTCAACCTTCATTCAGGCGCAAAAAGCCTACGATCAGGGTCAATTTCAACAGGTCGTTGACCTTGTTAAGCCTTTACACAAAGAGAGCACTTCCCTCTCCCAGCCTTCTCGTCTATACCTCCTTGCATTAGCACGCTTGGGAAAGACTCCCGAAGCCATTGAGATTTATGAAAAATCCATTACCGCGACAAAACGGGAAGATGAACCCTTCTTACGCCAGCTTGCCATCGCCTGTATATTGCCTGTCCGTTCCGACATGCGGGAACAAATGCGGGGCGCTGCCTATACGGCGTTAAAGGAAATCGAATCTGATCAGGCCGTGGAGTATTTAGAAAAAGGCTTAACCGATGAAACCGGCATGATTAGAGCATTAGTGGCAGAAGCCTTAGGGCAAAGAAAAGCGGGGCAGCGTTCCAGGGTGTTTCGTGAAGCATTGAAAGACGGAGCCGGTTTGGTGCGGGCAACTGTTTTGATTGGACTTGGAAAATCCGGCGACAGGAGTCTTGAGCCCCTCATAAGACCATCGTTGAATGATGAGCAGCATCTTGTCCAAATTGCCGCAGCAAGGGCATTATATGAGCTGGGTTACAAGGAATACTGGGCGCGTTTGGAGCAAGGTGCGTCAAGCCAGGAAGGATATGAACGGGGCGCGGCTATCCGTGCATTTGGTGAATTAGGGGATCGTCGTGCGATACCGATCTTGGAAAAGACTATTTCCGATTCTCAACCCTCTATCCGTGCCGCGGCCATTGCATCCTTGGGAAAATTGCAAGCTCCTGAATCTTTGCCGACATTGAAGGCAGTGTTGTTTGATCGTATTCCTGCGGTGCGGAGTGTGGCGGCTTTTAGCATGGGGTATTACGAACAACATCAAGTGTTAACTCCGTTAACCAGGGCGTTGGCCGATTCAAATTCCGGGGTGCAAGCGGCGGCCGTGGCGTCATTGCTACGGTCAGGAGCGCCTTATTCAGTGGTCAAAGATACCGTTCAACATCTCCTCAATGACCAAAATCCGGCCATTCGATCGGGTGCGGTCAAGGCGCTTGGAAATGGAAAAGGTCCTGACGTTCTCAATGTTCTTATTTTGGCTCTCAATGATCCATTGCCTCGACCCAGGATTGGGGCCTCGCGCGCATTGGGTCGTATTGGCGATCGCACGCTCCTCCCGACTTTAAAGCGTCTCCTGCGAGATACTGATGAAGCGGTGCGGGTGACTGCTGCCGCCGCCATTGTGAGGATTCTGGATAAGGAGATCGGTCTTTAA
- a CDS encoding protease inhibitor I42 family protein: MNIDQVQAKAIQVFQSDTFMVHLWEDRTRGEQWVPSYDPKVLGLVGDEFLRTVSNNAVDSGRRSFEFRALEPGTHHVEFSKRMAWKFTAEDRRIFKVIVSPLSS, encoded by the coding sequence ATGAATATTGATCAAGTTCAGGCGAAAGCAATTCAGGTTTTCCAGTCGGACACATTTATGGTGCATTTATGGGAAGATCGGACCCGTGGGGAACAATGGGTTCCAAGTTATGACCCCAAAGTGCTGGGATTAGTGGGAGATGAGTTTCTTCGAACGGTCAGTAATAATGCGGTAGATTCCGGACGGAGATCATTTGAATTTCGGGCGCTGGAGCCCGGAACCCATCATGTGGAGTTTAGTAAAAGGATGGCATGGAAGTTTACCGCAGAAGATCGACGGATTTTTAAGGTCATAGTCTCCCCTCTGTCTTCCTGA
- the dat gene encoding D-amino-acid transaminase, giving the protein MPDIGYFNGHFSPLEEIKISPDDRGFLFGDGIYEVIRAYHGVPAFWNEHFNRLVRSARETQIQFFLEPPQFLRLLLSGLQQSGYQEGKIYIQVTRGVAPREHTFPSNREPTVFLAFRQMVGLPTKVFQQGVSVITLPDTRWHRCDIKSLNLLPNVLAKQQAREAKAFEGIFVRDGQVTEGATSNIFVVKNGVLITPERNHLVLAGVTQQQVATLAQAKGLDVQFRPIPILELLQSDEIFLVGTTIEVLPVIQVNGQLIQDGKPGPISSDLQKEFSSYVAGITLS; this is encoded by the coding sequence ATGCCGGATATTGGGTATTTCAATGGGCACTTTTCTCCATTGGAGGAGATTAAGATCTCTCCGGATGATCGTGGATTCTTATTTGGGGATGGCATCTATGAAGTCATTCGTGCCTATCATGGGGTTCCTGCTTTTTGGAATGAGCATTTTAATAGGCTGGTTAGGAGTGCCCGAGAAACCCAGATCCAATTTTTTTTAGAACCACCCCAATTTCTGCGCCTCCTTCTTTCCGGTCTTCAGCAGAGTGGGTATCAGGAAGGAAAAATCTATATTCAGGTAACCAGAGGTGTCGCTCCGCGTGAGCATACTTTCCCTTCTAATAGAGAACCTACCGTCTTTTTGGCATTTCGCCAAATGGTTGGATTGCCAACTAAAGTCTTTCAGCAGGGGGTAAGTGTTATTACCCTGCCTGATACTCGATGGCACCGCTGTGATATTAAAAGCCTGAATTTGCTTCCGAATGTTCTGGCCAAGCAACAGGCCCGTGAGGCCAAGGCCTTTGAGGGGATTTTTGTGAGAGACGGACAGGTGACTGAAGGGGCTACGAGTAATATCTTTGTTGTGAAAAATGGCGTGCTTATTACCCCCGAAAGGAATCATTTAGTCCTGGCTGGTGTGACACAGCAACAGGTGGCGACCTTAGCTCAGGCAAAGGGCTTGGACGTCCAATTTCGACCAATTCCTATTTTAGAGTTACTTCAATCTGACGAGATCTTTCTCGTGGGCACAACAATTGAGGTTTTGCCTGTTATTCAGGTGAATGGACAACTTATACAGGATGGAAAGCCAGGCCCCATTTCCAGTGATCTTCAGAAAGAGTTTTCCTCCTATGTTGCCGGGATCACCCTGTCGTAG
- a CDS encoding carboxypeptidase-like regulatory domain-containing protein, with product MMMRVMVIVMFLMNVSSIGLAYQESPVSNGGAIQGHIRIHGERPRPMAFNLVTIPDAVYCGRISTGTGWRIVEDFIIGPQGSLKDAVVMVKGIEKGKPFSLPKVEVEAIDCDFLPFVNVLKDQDEITVINMDPVEHDIQGYETARERGARVLFNRPLPMNPFHNVVGMFGKNVHTHLPGKPMIEKIHLRKGRDVFVMQCGFHPYMFSWGLVVDNPYYSITPEDGAYEIRDIPAGEYQVTVWHPGMKTYLEKTVRVESGKTLTLDFQYESPQGRRSVHEMQENPHFGMEMLGEGVEIIPSLRRQVP from the coding sequence ATGATGATGAGGGTCATGGTGATCGTGATGTTCCTGATGAATGTGTCATCCATAGGGTTGGCCTATCAGGAGAGCCCGGTCAGCAATGGAGGGGCAATTCAAGGCCATATTCGCATTCATGGGGAACGCCCAAGGCCGATGGCGTTTAATCTCGTCACGATCCCGGATGCCGTATATTGTGGAAGAATTTCTACCGGAACTGGGTGGCGCATTGTTGAGGATTTTATTATTGGGCCTCAGGGATCGCTTAAGGATGCGGTGGTGATGGTGAAAGGGATAGAAAAAGGCAAACCGTTTTCTTTGCCAAAGGTAGAGGTTGAAGCCATTGATTGTGATTTTTTACCATTTGTCAATGTCTTAAAGGATCAGGATGAAATAACTGTGATCAATATGGATCCGGTAGAACATGATATCCAGGGATATGAAACGGCCAGAGAACGAGGGGCCAGGGTCTTGTTTAATCGTCCATTGCCCATGAATCCCTTTCATAATGTGGTTGGGATGTTTGGAAAAAACGTCCATACCCATCTGCCCGGAAAACCGATGATTGAAAAAATTCATTTGCGAAAAGGACGGGATGTTTTTGTTATGCAATGTGGTTTTCATCCCTATATGTTTTCATGGGGATTAGTGGTGGATAATCCCTATTATTCGATTACCCCAGAGGATGGAGCCTACGAAATTCGCGATATACCCGCAGGAGAATATCAAGTGACGGTCTGGCACCCTGGTATGAAAACCTATTTGGAAAAAACTGTACGTGTGGAATCGGGAAAAACGCTGACATTGGATTTCCAATATGAGTCTCCCCAAGGGCGGAGAAGCGTGCATGAAATGCAGGAGAATCCACATTTTGGAATGGAGATGCTTGGAGAGGGCGTTGAGATTATTCCGTCGTTACGACGGCAAGTTCCCTGA
- a CDS encoding Rieske (2Fe-2S) protein, translating to MNDSDFEDGRDCRVCEPLSPKEGFVYVGKLEDIPKGKGRVFKVDGKRVAIFRVDDRCFAINDICPHQGASLGKGRLKGFLVSCPWHHQQFDIRSGFGPDGGGYCVVNYDVVIDKGNVFVCLKKRDWLTGE from the coding sequence ATGAATGATTCAGATTTTGAGGATGGTAGGGATTGCAGAGTATGCGAACCGCTGAGCCCAAAAGAGGGATTTGTTTATGTTGGGAAGCTGGAGGATATTCCAAAGGGAAAGGGACGTGTATTCAAAGTCGACGGAAAAAGGGTAGCTATTTTTCGTGTTGATGATCGTTGCTTTGCTATTAATGATATCTGTCCCCACCAGGGAGCCTCGTTGGGAAAGGGCCGGTTGAAAGGCTTTCTGGTTTCTTGTCCGTGGCACCATCAGCAATTTGACATTCGCTCGGGATTTGGTCCGGATGGCGGAGGCTATTGTGTGGTCAACTATGATGTGGTGATTGATAAGGGAAATGTGTTTGTTTGTTTGAAAAAACGTGATTGGCTAACAGGAGAATAG
- a CDS encoding carboxypeptidase-like regulatory domain-containing protein codes for MNKNRVVEMAVIGLLWITSSTAFAYEIIDVTDGATIVGNVTLKGIPPSPKAYNLVTFPDPEYCGRISDGQGWRLLKDFVVNDDNQLQGVVVVVEGVNAGKPFSLSIPKVEARDCQFLPFTTVVRNEHGIEVVNMDPVMHDIQAYETSLSQGTRVLFNSPLPFNPRHQRENIHATHEHLPGKSLVHQFQLSKGRKTFVMQCGFHAYMESWAIAVDNPYFSFTNEKGEYVISSLPAGSYRIRVWHPSVKHEQVYEFSVEPNQTVRKDFSLESPVARWTAHTIRTPPRFTPAALGHPVLIEPLVEHQRP; via the coding sequence ATGAATAAAAATCGAGTAGTAGAAATGGCCGTCATCGGTCTCCTCTGGATAACCAGTTCGACCGCTTTCGCGTATGAAATTATTGACGTAACGGACGGGGCCACCATTGTCGGTAATGTGACCCTCAAGGGCATTCCGCCTTCTCCTAAAGCGTATAACCTGGTGACGTTCCCTGATCCGGAGTATTGCGGCCGCATTTCTGATGGGCAGGGCTGGCGGCTACTTAAGGATTTCGTGGTGAATGATGACAATCAACTTCAAGGAGTCGTGGTGGTGGTTGAAGGCGTTAATGCCGGGAAACCTTTTTCCCTTTCTATTCCGAAGGTGGAAGCTCGGGATTGTCAATTTCTGCCCTTTACGACGGTAGTGCGTAATGAGCATGGGATTGAAGTGGTGAATATGGATCCGGTCATGCATGATATTCAAGCCTATGAGACGTCGTTGAGCCAAGGGACACGGGTGTTATTTAATTCTCCTCTGCCCTTTAATCCTCGGCATCAACGTGAGAATATCCATGCGACGCATGAGCATCTGCCGGGGAAATCTTTGGTTCATCAATTTCAACTGAGCAAAGGACGAAAAACATTTGTGATGCAATGCGGGTTCCATGCCTACATGGAAAGCTGGGCGATTGCGGTGGATAATCCCTATTTCAGCTTTACCAATGAAAAGGGAGAGTATGTCATTTCTTCACTCCCGGCTGGAAGCTATCGCATTCGTGTCTGGCATCCAAGTGTCAAACATGAGCAGGTTTATGAATTTTCCGTAGAACCAAACCAAACCGTGCGGAAGGATTTTTCCTTAGAATCTCCCGTGGCTCGTTGGACGGCGCATACCATCCGGACGCCGCCGAGATTTACCCCCGCTGCCTTGGGCCATCCAGTTTTGATAGAGCCTCTGGTTGAACACCAAAGGCCATGA
- a CDS encoding DUF192 domain-containing protein, whose amino-acid sequence MLSFLQGKGVPSKKRIFFLLVMALFLISGALLFNAPEQTQVININFPSGGVLKAEVADTPEKLLFGLAFRNVLPPGEGMIYIFENSGLHRVWTKEFQFPVDVIWVDESKIVVHIVEKALPCNERQCPWYGPPPQDARYIVEANAGFVDQAKVQIGEQVTFTLLVS is encoded by the coding sequence ATGTTATCTTTTCTGCAAGGTAAAGGGGTCCCAAGTAAAAAGCGAATTTTCTTTCTTCTGGTCATGGCGTTGTTTCTGATTTCCGGTGCACTATTGTTTAATGCGCCGGAACAGACGCAAGTCATCAATATAAATTTTCCAAGCGGCGGGGTGTTGAAAGCGGAGGTTGCTGATACACCGGAAAAACTTTTATTTGGATTAGCGTTTAGAAATGTTCTCCCTCCCGGTGAGGGTATGATTTATATATTTGAAAATTCCGGTCTCCACCGGGTCTGGACAAAAGAGTTTCAATTTCCTGTTGATGTGATTTGGGTTGATGAGAGCAAGATTGTCGTGCATATAGTCGAAAAGGCCCTTCCTTGCAATGAACGGCAATGCCCCTGGTATGGGCCCCCGCCTCAAGATGCACGCTATATTGTGGAAGCCAATGCTGGGTTTGTGGACCAAGCCAAAGTTCAGATAGGGGAACAGGTCACCTTTACATTACTGGTCTCTTAG
- a CDS encoding formylglycine-generating enzyme family protein, whose amino-acid sequence MRERQSRKYLVVMGLMVIGFTLMSGIMAWALDVSDIRPEWTEEGKKLALQRTQWPTKEKRVVIPAGWFTMGSNKKIDRKAYRPEMPQRQVYLDAFEIDAYEVTALEYLRFVVDTGRPPLPDWKFDGGNFQESMAHHPVMHVTWYDADAYCRWAGKRLPTEAEWEKAARGTDGRIYPWGNTPAGLTRANFGRSGISGPVRDRPERLLLYPPIISVDKYEIGISPYNVFQMAGNVAEWVNDWYDPDYYQTAPDRNPQGPSTGEHRVFRGGGWMDSTPTVRTAQRNGTAPETQANWLGFRCAAGLKDDLTHSIPTP is encoded by the coding sequence ATGCGTGAAAGACAAAGCAGGAAGTATCTTGTGGTAATGGGCTTGATGGTAATCGGGTTTACCCTGATGTCGGGGATTATGGCGTGGGCACTGGACGTGTCTGACATACGGCCGGAGTGGACGGAGGAGGGCAAGAAATTGGCTTTACAGCGGACGCAATGGCCTACCAAAGAAAAGAGAGTGGTGATTCCAGCCGGTTGGTTTACGATGGGAAGTAATAAGAAAATTGATAGGAAGGCTTACCGGCCTGAGATGCCTCAACGCCAGGTGTATCTGGATGCTTTTGAGATTGATGCCTATGAAGTCACGGCTTTGGAATATTTGCGTTTTGTCGTGGACACGGGCCGTCCGCCATTGCCGGATTGGAAATTTGACGGGGGAAATTTTCAGGAGAGTATGGCCCATCATCCCGTGATGCATGTCACCTGGTATGATGCTGATGCCTATTGCCGGTGGGCCGGCAAGCGGCTCCCGACGGAAGCAGAATGGGAAAAAGCGGCCAGGGGAACGGATGGACGAATTTATCCGTGGGGAAATACGCCGGCAGGTCTGACGCGAGCCAATTTTGGGAGATCGGGCATATCCGGTCCTGTCCGTGATCGTCCTGAGCGGTTGCTTCTTTATCCACCTATTATTTCTGTTGATAAATATGAAATCGGTATCAGTCCCTATAACGTGTTCCAGATGGCAGGGAATGTCGCAGAATGGGTGAACGATTGGTACGATCCGGACTATTATCAGACGGCTCCGGACCGGAATCCTCAAGGCCCGTCTACCGGTGAACATCGGGTATTCCGGGGAGGTGGATGGATGGACAGTACTCCGACCGTACGGACCGCCCAGCGCAATGGAACCGCTCCTGAAACACAGGCCAACTGGCTTGGCTTTCGGTGTGCTGCTGGATTGAAAGACGACCTTACCCATTCGATTCCAACTCCTTGA